Below is a genomic region from Glaciihabitans sp. INWT7.
GAACGCGGTGATGTAGTTCTGCAGCCCGACGAATGGACGATCGACCTGCGCGCCGGGGGCCGCGAAGAAGAAGTCGTGGAACGAGATCCAGACCGAATAGATCAGCGGATAGGCGAACACCAGGATCACGAACGCCAGATACGGTGCGCTGAACAGCAGCCCGAGCGGATGCTTGCCGAGAATGCCGCCCCGCTTGCGTTTGCGCGTCGGCGAGGCACCCGGCTCCGGTGGCCGCGAGGCCACCGGAGACGTCAGGGTGGTGGTCATGACTACTTCTGCTTCGCGATCGTGTCGATCTTCGACGCGGCGTCCTTCAGGGCGCTCTTCACATCTCCGTCGCCCGTGACCACTGTCTTGGTCCAGGCGTCACGGAAGGTCCGAAGCATCTCGACCGTGTTCGGTCCCGGCGGGACCTCGACGGTGCGGGAGGCCTGGTCGCCGAAGGCCTGGTAGGCGGGATTCTTCGCGAAGTAGTCCGCGTAGGTGGTCTGCAGGTCGCTGCGGAGCGGCATCTGACCCGTGATCTCCAGCAGCTTCTGGTCTTGCGCCTTGCTGGTCGAGAACTTGAGGACATCCCACGCCGTGCCCTGGTTCTTGCAGGCGGAGTAGAGGCCGATGTTCTTGGCGTCGCTGAAGGTCCACGTCTTGTCAGCCGCGATCCCATCCTTGGTCGGAACCGGCACGGAGCCCCAGTTCACGTCCTTGTAGACAGAGACGGCCCACGGGCCGACGATGGCCATGGCCGAGTTGCCAGAGGCGAAAGAGTCTCCCGTGTACTGCTCCGGGCTCGAGAGCTTGTCCTTGTACATCGTCTGCCAGAAGTCGGCGACGTCGAAGCCGTCCTGGGTGGCGAAGGTCGCCTTGTTGTCTGCGACGATCTGCTTTCCGCCCGTGGCCGCGGCATAGAGCGGATAGAAGTCGAACTGGCTCTGGAAGAACTCGCTCGTGGGCGCCGGCTGGATCGCGACCTTGGAGACTCCCGCCGCGACGAGTTTCTTCGAGGTGTCGATGAAGTCGGCGTAGGTCGAGAGCTTCGGGTTCTCAGGGTCGAGTCCCGCCTTGGCGAACATGTCCTTGTTGTAGAAGATCACGACGGGGTTCGACTTCCACGGCATCTGGAAGTAGTCACCGGAGGTGTTCTTGTACTGGTCGGCGACCTTGCCGCTGCGAGCTTCGATGTAGGACGCGCCATCCGAGATCTTGGAGATGTCGACGAGACCGCCCTGCTTCTCGAATTGGCCGACAGCGGAGGGGGCAGTGTTGTAGATGAGGCAGGGAGCATTGCCCGCCGCGATGGCGGCACCGATCACCTCTTCGCTGCTCTTTCCGGCCGGGATCTCCTGGCCCTTGACCTGCTCCTTCGGGTGGTCGGCGTTCCAGGCAGCGACCATCTGCTTGCCCCAGGCCACCTCCTGCTCGTTGTTCGAGTACCAGATCGTGATCGCACCCTTGCCGGTGGTCGAGGTGGTTCCGGCGCCGCTGCTGCAGGCCGTGAGGGCGAGCGCGCCGGCGAGCACCGTGGCGGCGATAACTGTTCTTCTTTGCACAGTCTTTCCTTTTCTTCGTGCGGCTAGAGAGCCGCGGTGGGGGTTGGGGGGATCGGAGCGACAGCGCTGGATTCGCGGATGACGAGGCGCGCCGGCGGAAGTTCGATGTCGTCGACCGTCTCGCCGGCGATCACTCGCAACAGCAGTCCAGCGGCTTGGCGACCCCATTCCTGCACCGCGGTGGTCACCGTCGTCAGGGAGGGGAAGAGGTGGGCGCCGATGTCGCTTCCGTCGAATCCCGTGATGGAGAGGTCACGGGGAACGGAGAGCCCCGCCCGCGCAGCCACGCCGAGGCCGGCGATCGCCATCACATCGTTCGAATAGACAATCGCCGTCGGCCGGTCGGCGAGCGCGACGAGCAGTTGGGTGGCGCGGGCCCCGCCGGCCGCGGTGAAGTCGGTCTCGATGATGAGCCCGCCGTCCAGGCCGTGCGAGTGCATGGTGTTCGTGAAGGACACGCTCCGGCGCACCCCGTGCAACATGCGTGAGGGTCCGGCGACGTGCGCGATCCGACGATGTCCGAGGGCGATGAGGTGCTCGACGGCCGCGACGATGCCCGGGGTGTCTTCGACGTTCACCGAGGGCAGATCAGACGGCACATCCGGATGCCCGATGGTGATCGCCGTGAGCCCGAGCCGAGCGACGAGCGCGATGCGGGGATCGTCGCGACGGAGGTCTGTGAGGATCACCCCGTCGACACGGTCGTGATCGGAGAGCTGGCGGTAACTTGCCTCTTCGTCGGCTTCGCTGCCGACGACGCTCAGCACGAGTGCCTGCCCCGCCGGCGCCAGGGCGGATTCGATGCCCGAGATGAAGGCCGGGAAGAACGGATCGCCCGACATCACCTCGGGGTCGCGTGCGATCACGAGTCCGAGCGCGAAGGACCGATCGGTACTGAGCGAGCGTGCCCGAACGCTGGGTCGCCACCCG
It encodes:
- a CDS encoding LacI family DNA-binding transcriptional regulator, giving the protein MAKQRATITDVARAAGVSKGLVSFALNDRPGVSPETRDRILLVADELGWRPSVRARSLSTDRSFALGLVIARDPEVMSGDPFFPAFISGIESALAPAGQALVLSVVGSEADEEASYRQLSDHDRVDGVILTDLRRDDPRIALVARLGLTAITIGHPDVPSDLPSVNVEDTPGIVAAVEHLIALGHRRIAHVAGPSRMLHGVRRSVSFTNTMHSHGLDGGLIIETDFTAAGGARATQLLVALADRPTAIVYSNDVMAIAGLGVAARAGLSVPRDLSITGFDGSDIGAHLFPSLTTVTTAVQEWGRQAAGLLLRVIAGETVDDIELPPARLVIRESSAVAPIPPTPTAAL
- a CDS encoding extracellular solute-binding protein — encoded protein: MQRRTVIAATVLAGALALTACSSGAGTTSTTGKGAITIWYSNNEQEVAWGKQMVAAWNADHPKEQVKGQEIPAGKSSEEVIGAAIAAGNAPCLIYNTAPSAVGQFEKQGGLVDISKISDGASYIEARSGKVADQYKNTSGDYFQMPWKSNPVVIFYNKDMFAKAGLDPENPKLSTYADFIDTSKKLVAAGVSKVAIQPAPTSEFFQSQFDFYPLYAAATGGKQIVADNKATFATQDGFDVADFWQTMYKDKLSSPEQYTGDSFASGNSAMAIVGPWAVSVYKDVNWGSVPVPTKDGIAADKTWTFSDAKNIGLYSACKNQGTAWDVLKFSTSKAQDQKLLEITGQMPLRSDLQTTYADYFAKNPAYQAFGDQASRTVEVPPGPNTVEMLRTFRDAWTKTVVTGDGDVKSALKDAASKIDTIAKQK